In Candidatus Margulisiibacteriota bacterium, the following proteins share a genomic window:
- a CDS encoding TMEM175 family protein has translation MAGLTTNRIEGLTDGIFAFSMTLLVMTLNLPDTAARSFSLQQLLIGQSDKFFNYGLSFVLIAVVWLIHHQQFHVIRRTDPGHLWINIFLLMFVALIPFSTTLVGDYPGSAAAELFFDGNLFAVGSLLFLNWEYATRGHRLVENNFPEERIRSGWRRTLVMPLAAILAMGIATFDPSYSSYAYLTIPFVLALPYFRNKAEQ, from the coding sequence CTTAACCGACGGGATCTTTGCTTTCTCCATGACCTTGCTGGTCATGACCCTCAACCTGCCGGATACGGCGGCGCGCTCTTTTTCCCTCCAGCAGCTGCTGATCGGTCAGAGCGACAAGTTCTTTAATTACGGCTTAAGCTTTGTCCTGATCGCGGTCGTCTGGCTCATCCATCACCAGCAATTTCACGTTATCCGGCGGACCGACCCCGGCCATCTTTGGATCAACATCTTTCTTTTGATGTTCGTCGCGCTGATCCCGTTCTCCACGACCCTGGTCGGTGATTATCCGGGCTCGGCGGCGGCGGAGCTTTTTTTCGACGGCAACCTGTTTGCGGTTGGGAGCTTATTGTTCCTGAACTGGGAATACGCGACCAGAGGGCATCGCTTGGTTGAAAACAATTTCCCGGAAGAGCGGATCCGGAGTGGGTGGCGGCGGACGCTGGTCATGCCGCTGGCCGCTATTCTGGCGATGGGGATCGCGACCTTCGATCCGTCCTATTCGTCTTATGCTTATTTGACGATCCCTTTCGTTCTGGCCTTGCCATATTTTAGGAATAAGGCGGAGCAATGA